The segment GAGAAAAAGGGTACATTAGAAAACCCTCTACTATCTAACCATCAAAACTGGTAAAAGGAGTTTTTGACATGGAAGCACTAATCTAATTGGctgaaattacataaatgtgaccctggatcacaaaaccagtcttaagtagcacgggaacatttttagtaaaagacaaaaatacattgtgtgggtcaaaattatcgatttttcttttatgccaaaaatcattaggatattaagtaaagatcatgttccatgaagatattttgtaaatttcctaccttaaatatataacaactttatttttgtgagtggatggtctgccacagtgcccctgattaacaacttcaaaggcaattttctcaatattttgattttttttgcgctctcagattccagagttttaaacggttgtatctcagccagatattgtcctattctaacaactcatatatctatagaaagtttatttattcagctttcagattatgtaaaaatcgcaatttctaaaaattgacccataagactggttttgttgtccagggtcacaaatatggACAAACAGGTTTTGATAATTCAACTGCATTTAAaggaagagttcacccaaagataaaaattcggtcatcatttactcaccctctagttgttccaaatctgtataaatgtgtatttgttctgacgaacacagagaaagatatttggaagaatgcttgtaaccaaacagttcttggccaccattgacaaccatagtaggaaaattacaatggtagtcaaaagttctctagaactgtttgctttcctacattctttaaaatatcttcttttgtgttcatcagaacaaagaaatttatacagatttgtaaatagacagaatttttaggtgaactgttcctttaagccaTTTACGGTTTTGTCCATAACCTTCAGAAAAGTGTCAGCAAAAGCAGTACATCCTCACCTTTTTACGTTTCTCTGGAATAGTGGCCATGGTTAGTGAGGAAGCGGATGGCTCTGAGCGTTTACTGCTGGTCCCGTTGGCCTTGCTGGATTTAGAGGATACCGAAGGAGCAGGGGGCGAAGGCTGAGCTGGTCGCGAgggctttttcttttttttactcgGGGCCGGCGCATCGTATGTGAGGAAGGATTCAAAAGACATGGTGGGTACTTCAAATTGCTCCTCATCCACTTGCTCTGGAAGTTCCCTCCTCTCTCTTGATTTTCCTTTTTAGTGTAGGACACCAATGAGTGAGGGAAGAGAATCAAGAATCAAAACTTAGTAAAAATCAACACAATTTCAGGTTGGAACATGGCAGTAATACTACTCAAGAGGTtattcaaaaaaagaaaatgcacaaATTCCTCCTAAGTTTGCTTATAGTACAAATCTACTAATGTCACTTCGAccccaacaacaacaaacaaaagtcATTCTTACCATCACTTGACCCTTTCTTTTCTCTCCTGCCCTCATGTGATGTTAAATGTCGAACATGTTTAGATTTGTGACTCGTCCCACCCTGTTGTTCTCTGTCAGCTTTGTGAGCCTTACTCTCGCTGCTGTCTCGATTCTTCCGTCTCTCCTGATCCCGAACATCTTGAGAACTTTTCTCCCTGACTGACTCTCTGTGTGGTTTACTGCGCCTGACTTCATTTCGTGGGGGACTGGGTTTAGGCTCCTCCTCTTGGGGACTTTCATATTCGTCTGACTCCCTTGCATGTGCGTACGGTGAGCTATAGTGTTGTGGGGGTGAAGGGGAGTAGCCATGTTGGTATCCAATCTCCTGGTCCTCTTCCATAAGTGGCGGCACCTCTGGAGACCGCTCCCTTACTCGCTTGTGCCCTCCAGGCTCATTAATGCGCGAGTGAGAACGCCCCTCATTTACACTTGGCCTTTTGTGataaacatgaaacatacagAAACTTAAATCTTGGAAGACAACACCCCAATTGATCTGTGATTGAAGCAGATGTTTGTTATTGGTGAATAACTGTCCCATATTACATATGTGACTAACCTGTCTGTAGACCTCTCTGGAACCAACTTCTTCCATTTGGCCACAAGGTTCTTGGCAGCGTCCCCGGCAACATCATGTTTGCGAAGAGAATTCACAGTCTTCCCAACACCAGTTTCCTGTGTAAATCAGCGAGACATTGACTGGATTAAGCGGTAGAGATCTAAGTGTACTTTATAATAGAGTTTAGACCAAACCAAGAAATATCTTACCACCAGGATTTCCACTGTTATGGGCAGTTCTGCCAGCCTTTTGAGAGTTTTCAGCAGCTAGACCAAAcaagattcaattcaattccgTTTTagttatatagcgcttttcacaatatttcattGATTACAGGAAGAacgacaaaaacaaacaaaagttacTGTAGTATTAGTgatgatgaaaaaaatataaacatgcatTTACCAAAAAAAGggataaatgaaaattctgtcatcattcactcactttcttgtcatttcaaacctgtacgactttcttctgcagaacacataagaagatattttgaagaatgttgggaaccaaacaaccgcagtacccattcacttctatgagCTTGTTAATTGACGTCAcgccgcgttgaatgttgcgccatcttgggagaatggctgctagtgcgttcattgccgtgttttgtttttcttgtttgattaggaaatataactatggtgggtcggtcttgctgtgtttaaaactgcaatagcattacacagagtcgttcaggaaaagcccatggttctttcactttcaatttctccatatatcaaccAAAACAAGTAacagtacatatcaaaacaataatagcagtggagtattagcCTCCCAAGATGGCAGCGCCACTGCAACATACACACTGGTGTGACGGTAGCATCACATTctctattgtacagacacaaaaccagtgtaAGTCAATGTGTACCGCCATTGTTAGGTTatcattatttttcaaaatatcttattttgtggtctgcagaaagtcatacaggtttgaaatgacaagaggggttgtaaatgatgaaagaatattcatttttgggtgaactatcactttaaaacatacattcatACAAATGCAAAACCAGATCTCACAAATACTGTGAATATCCTGGCAGTTGTTATATCAGATGGTACTGATATATACAACATGGCactgtaatattataatattcatgaaccatgtttttttacatgccACAATGCAAAGTGATACCACAGTAGTGATACATACAGAGATTCATCCAAAAAAGCAATTGTATTACATTAGCAACATGTCTAAAACTACAGGGTAGCACATGGTATTTTTTTGAGGATATTTGTCACTGTACACACAGAAATAGTGCCAAGCAGAATGTACATAGTTATGAGTACAGTAACGTTACAGTATTAAAGACTTACTATTTAACCAAATTTACCAAAtctgtaatgtaaatgaaatattaaagcgCATACTGAGACCTAAACCAAGTGTCGTCGTGGCCTAGAGAGGAACTGGGGTTTGCTTCGACCTGAGTTTGGCTGTATCTCAAATCTagacagcattttcaaacgagCATTCGACTAAGCAAAATAATACTGTCCGTGTTCGAATAAATTGTGAGATACAATCTTAATATGAAGGAGATGTGGTTTCCTTAATCTCCCTGCTCTTGTAAATTAATCGTCCGTGTTTACAAGTAATCCGCCGCGTTACTTAAGGCCTGTCTTCTGAGAGGCATCATATTAAATAGCTGTGGTTGTCATTTCTGTTAAGTGAACATAAGGTTCGAGGAAAATAGCTCTATACAGAGTTTGTACTGTCGAAGCTCCGCTAGATCGAGACATTTTAAGGAACAGTGGTCCGAGGCAAAACCAACTCAGACGTACTTATCACAACAAGCCACAATTTGACGTTATGCTGTTACTTTAATTGTTATACGTAGGCTTTCTCGGTGGCAATGTTTCGTGATCCGTAAAACAGACGCTCGATGAAGTGCGTAATGTTACAAAACGGTCGCAAAAGGTGCGGAACAACCGACGTACGATTTACGAATCTAAACGATCTCGTCGTCCCTCCCGACACGTTTTTACCTTGCGAGGCTCTTGGTTTTCTGTGAGCCGTAACTGCAACTTCTCGACTGCTTCCAATACCTCCTCCGCCATGTTTACAGCTGGTACATGTTGCCCGGAAGCTACTTGTCAGCAGCAGTGGAGGGGCCTGTGGTTGTCGCTTCCAACTTCCGTCACCCCAAATGGAGATTCCGGAAGAATGTCATCATCAAGCTGTCATGGAAATGCACGGTTTGTTCATTATATTGCAATGTTTTATTATCTAAATTTTTGACGAGCAACCCCAAAAaggttattttaaaagacatttgtaattttaacaacataaacaatacAATGTTGTCAAAATAGCAGCGTTTTGTATTTGGATACGATGCCTTCTGCTGCTGGACCAAAACAAACACGCCCTTGTGATGACGTCACCCGTCCATGGCTTGCCTCTTTGTCAACAATGAACttcagaaaaaatgtaaaattattgcATTCGTTTATCGAAAAAAACTAAATCTGAATTAAGCTCTAAGGCTTGCAGTGAATAATTCAGTTCATATGTGTataatctatctatctatctatctgaaAAAAGCAACTCCTAACACAAACAGAAGAACTGGCagtgggcagtcgtggcctgtggttagagagtcggactcgtgaccagaaggttgccggtttgattctcagggccggcgggtaacgactgagttgccctagagcagtggttcccaaactttttacaatggcataccccccagggatttaacatcattctgcgtaccccctttTCACAATTAaggtctcaaacatttttttatttgcattttaaataagtgtaattttcttttatcaaacaataaattatatatgactcatatataaataaatgactcactgcttaatgagatggatgtgcttgaaatgacttgcataactctgtgatgttggttgtatcggagaaagtctgagtctcattctctatgcagagtctgtgtcgatatttgttctttacGTGGGaaagtgctgaaaacccactctcgcaaagatacgttgtggagaagggcagtaatgttttcaaagcgcgatcggctaaggcaggatactctacatgcaaagctatccaagtctgtcagtaatttttgtgcgaagtcacatgcggtacgtaaagacgt is part of the Triplophysa rosa linkage group LG16, Trosa_1v2, whole genome shotgun sequence genome and harbors:
- the eloa gene encoding elongin-A, which codes for MAEEVLEAVEKLQLRLTENQEPRKLLKTLKRLAELPITVEILVETGVGKTVNSLRKHDVAGDAAKNLVAKWKKLVPERSTDRPSVNEGRSHSRINEPGGHKRVRERSPEVPPLMEEDQEIGYQHGYSPSPPQHYSSPYAHARESDEYESPQEEEPKPSPPRNEVRRSKPHRESVREKSSQDVRDQERRKNRDSSESKAHKADREQQGGTSHKSKHVRHLTSHEGRREKKGSSDGKSRERRELPEQVDEEQFEVPTMSFESFLTYDAPAPSKKKKKPSRPAQPSPPAPSVSSKSSKANGTSSKRSEPSASSLTMATIPEKRKKVVDVVPTLPDIPLPAIQPNYRPLPSIDLTPLSPQRRKVPVSYDEEDAGYTGRRLNSKMVVYSGSKTAYLPKMMSLYDQCIRVLQNNIDSIDEVGGVPYEILEPVLERCTPEQLYRIEQCNQYFTEESDDLWKKHCKRDFKHEAPQEYESWRELYLRLHEEREERLRKLTMNISSAHANKPKARQLKMAFVNSVAKPPRDVRRIQERFGIKNDSTSLSTASSSTNKIRPASSYSFHSKSTDGGQSSQSSPPETSSRSSAPNTVGGHSARDKPQVKKIAPMMAKTIKAFKNRFSRR